From one Flavobacterium kingsejongi genomic stretch:
- a CDS encoding DUF6443 domain-containing protein yields the protein MKKHYLLVVLFPLLALGQSADQNYVKTTTYKKPVTQVYTGIPEPDEADIQITYFDGLGRPMQQRAHRQSGSGKDLVTPIAYDAFGRQVKQYLSYPTESASLAYDGNAITALETYYNTPVGAAQPYFETTTNPYSETLYEASPLNRILRQAAPGNDWVMGSNHEIKTEYHANSAADAVRYFKASATWDGSLYNIALTAAGTSNYDPGQLYKTITRDENDTPTEEFKDKEGRVVLKRGYNNAVPHDTYYVFDQYGNLTYVMPPMADGIISPTVLDEVCYQYKYDSRNRLAEKKLPAKQWEYIVYDKLNRVVATGPAYSPFGDGTVGWMVNYYDAFNRPAYSGWFPGDVTGVSRNNLQQGILGQVNSAIRGPYTIDNITVDYENRNLPAGFKLLRVDYYDDYNFPNAPTDFTATATAAVYYNNSTLKPKGLPTGNWTRTIQAATDSAGATAYMLYDLKARVVQSHTTNYQGGFTRVEQQYDFVGKVLKSSTTHNNQGTTAAVITTETFEYTNQNRLLRHKHQVNAQAEEVLAENTYNERGELTRKRVGGITGNPLQNVDYEYNSRGWLTTINPAETRTYAPFDLFFFKINYNTVGNVYGGVVPLYNGNISETFWRTRSDGIWRKYGYVYDGLNRFIQSYYQRPNEANPVTNSYTEGVDYDKNGNIFILIRYGGQDSAPLRTIDELHYTYDPNSPNRLMKIKDSTNSPQGFKDSPTDTDDYMYDANGNMTMDNNKGITAVTYNHLNLPVKIVFGSESQKIEYLYDAVGTKLQKKVTEGATIATTDYSDGFQYKDAVLQFFPTAEGYVNCTTGTYNYVYNYTDHLGNVRVSYAKDPVDGLTKIIDENNYYPFGLKHTNYNSYVPINTYNYKYNGKELQEELGLNMYDHGARNYDPAIGRWMNMDPLAEVSRRFSPYTYALNNPLRYIDPDGMMAMPPTELDAENYGYSISDIADGETWVDSDGSWAFNAESKTWEGTNGTDFNVATEVQQLDEVSVTGKSGQGQGDGFGWFTVWGDQRDGDTTGLKGTTSESIKSSDIPTLSNGNANGRPGNWLKFWEQLFGFARDMDATVNRTNAIIPIVDDAINERKENNVFIEYASGATSRTVIPVTESQAISDSIEQTKQGGKVIINRPKK from the coding sequence ATGAAGAAACACTACTTGCTTGTCGTATTATTTCCACTGCTTGCCTTAGGACAGAGTGCGGATCAGAATTATGTAAAAACGACCACATATAAAAAACCGGTGACACAGGTGTATACTGGTATTCCTGAACCCGATGAGGCCGATATCCAGATTACTTATTTTGATGGATTGGGCCGCCCGATGCAGCAACGTGCCCACCGGCAGTCCGGCAGTGGCAAGGATTTGGTCACACCGATTGCGTATGATGCCTTCGGGCGCCAGGTAAAACAATACCTGTCCTATCCCACAGAAAGCGCTTCACTTGCTTATGATGGGAATGCAATAACGGCACTGGAAACCTATTACAACACACCTGTTGGAGCGGCGCAACCCTATTTCGAAACGACTACTAATCCTTATAGTGAAACGCTTTATGAAGCTTCTCCATTGAATAGGATACTCCGGCAAGCCGCTCCCGGGAATGATTGGGTGATGGGCAGCAATCATGAAATAAAAACAGAGTATCACGCGAATTCCGCTGCAGATGCCGTACGCTATTTTAAAGCCTCGGCAACCTGGGACGGCAGCCTGTATAACATCGCGTTAACAGCAGCAGGGACTTCAAATTATGACCCCGGGCAATTGTATAAAACGATAACCCGGGATGAAAATGACACCCCAACGGAAGAATTTAAAGACAAGGAAGGCCGTGTAGTACTGAAAAGAGGATATAATAACGCGGTACCGCATGATACGTATTATGTATTTGATCAATATGGCAATCTTACCTATGTGATGCCACCGATGGCTGATGGAATCATTAGTCCAACTGTTTTAGACGAGGTGTGCTACCAGTACAAATACGATAGCCGTAACCGTTTGGCAGAGAAAAAACTACCAGCGAAACAATGGGAGTATATTGTTTATGATAAATTGAATCGTGTAGTAGCCACAGGTCCTGCCTATTCGCCATTTGGTGATGGGACAGTTGGCTGGATGGTCAATTATTACGATGCTTTTAACCGACCGGCTTATAGTGGGTGGTTTCCGGGAGATGTGACGGGCGTTAGCCGTAATAATCTTCAACAGGGTATATTGGGACAGGTCAATTCAGCAATTCGTGGACCTTATACGATTGATAATATAACCGTAGATTATGAAAACCGGAATCTTCCGGCAGGTTTTAAACTGCTTCGGGTAGATTATTATGATGATTATAATTTTCCCAACGCCCCTACCGATTTTACCGCCACAGCAACAGCGGCCGTATATTATAACAACAGTACCCTAAAACCCAAAGGGCTGCCTACTGGTAACTGGACCCGTACTATTCAGGCAGCAACTGATAGTGCCGGGGCAACTGCCTATATGTTGTATGATCTCAAAGCCCGGGTAGTACAAAGCCATACTACCAATTACCAGGGCGGTTTTACCCGAGTGGAGCAGCAATATGATTTTGTCGGCAAAGTTTTAAAAAGTAGTACAACACATAACAATCAGGGCACCACAGCTGCAGTTATTACAACTGAAACTTTTGAATATACCAACCAAAATCGATTACTACGCCATAAGCATCAGGTGAATGCCCAGGCAGAAGAGGTATTGGCCGAGAATACCTATAATGAAAGAGGAGAGCTGACCCGGAAAAGAGTAGGAGGCATTACAGGGAATCCTTTACAAAATGTAGATTATGAGTATAATTCCAGAGGATGGCTGACTACTATTAATCCTGCAGAAACAAGGACGTATGCTCCTTTTGACCTTTTCTTTTTTAAAATCAATTACAATACCGTCGGTAATGTATACGGTGGGGTGGTGCCCTTGTATAACGGCAATATCTCGGAGACATTTTGGAGGACCAGATCGGATGGAATCTGGAGAAAATACGGTTATGTGTATGATGGGCTAAATCGTTTTATACAATCCTATTACCAGCGCCCTAATGAGGCGAATCCCGTTACTAATTCCTATACAGAAGGGGTGGACTACGATAAAAATGGAAACATCTTTATTTTGATTCGTTATGGAGGGCAGGATAGTGCGCCGCTGCGGACAATAGATGAATTGCATTATACGTATGATCCCAATAGCCCGAACAGATTGATGAAAATAAAGGATAGTACCAATAGCCCTCAGGGTTTTAAAGACAGTCCAACCGATACGGACGATTATATGTATGACGCCAATGGCAATATGACTATGGATAATAATAAAGGCATTACGGCAGTTACCTACAATCATCTGAACCTTCCCGTGAAAATAGTTTTCGGTAGTGAAAGTCAAAAAATTGAATACCTTTATGATGCGGTGGGTACCAAATTACAAAAGAAGGTCACAGAGGGCGCAACCATAGCCACAACGGATTACTCAGATGGATTCCAATATAAGGATGCGGTATTGCAATTTTTCCCAACGGCTGAAGGGTATGTGAATTGTACCACAGGGACGTATAATTATGTTTACAATTATACCGATCATTTGGGTAATGTCAGGGTTTCCTATGCTAAAGATCCTGTAGATGGCCTCACTAAAATTATAGACGAAAATAATTATTATCCGTTTGGATTAAAACATACCAATTACAATTCGTATGTTCCTATCAACACTTATAATTATAAGTATAATGGTAAAGAATTACAGGAGGAGTTGGGACTGAATATGTACGATCATGGCGCGAGAAACTACGATCCTGCTATTGGAAGATGGATGAATATGGATCCGCTCGCTGAGGTATCAAGACGTTTTAGTCCTTATACTTATGCGCTTAATAATCCTTTGCGTTATATTGATCCAGATGGGATGATGGCGATGCCTCCAACAGAATTGGATGCTGAAAACTATGGCTATAGTATTTCTGATATTGCAGATGGGGAAACGTGGGTAGATAGTGATGGAAGTTGGGCTTTTAATGCTGAAAGTAAGACTTGGGAAGGGACTAATGGTACCGATTTTAATGTTGCTACTGAAGTTCAACAATTGGATGAGGTAAGTGTTACAGGGAAAAGTGGACAGGGACAGGGAGATGGTTTTGGTTGGTTTACTGTATGGGGAGATCAGAGAGATGGTGATACAACGGGTTTGAAAGGAACTACATCTGAATCCATTAAATCATCAGACATACCAACTCTTTCTAATGGAAATGCAAACGGTAGACCAGGAAACTGGTTGAAATTTTGGGAACAATTATTTGGATTTGCACGAGATATGGATGCTACTGTTAATAGAACAAATGCTATTATTCCAATTGTTGACGACGCAATTAATGAAAGAAAAGAAAATAACGTTTTTATAGAATATGCAAGTGGAGCCACTTCAAGAACAGTTATACCAGTTACTGAATCACAAGCTATATCTGATTCTATAGAACAGACAAAACAAGGAGGAAAAGTTATTATAAATAGGCCAAAAAAATAA
- a CDS encoding toxin-antitoxin system YwqK family antitoxin, with product MRKTNSMKTGLLIKMVVLLFLFFTSCEDSLLKEVKTYHQNGTLKSIEYLNKKGKKETESKYYNEHGILSYTTTFKNGKPIKTLHFYDDGKLRYSSEVRQNDTIKAISYFKNGKFKTVGNLIDTIKVGWWKEYRYDGTLVAAYEYLNNNGKQYLNQLKVYTKNGTLKENESSFFYSKSSRHITNR from the coding sequence ATGAGAAAGACAAATAGTATGAAAACTGGTTTACTAATTAAAATGGTTGTATTGCTATTTCTTTTTTTTACGTCATGTGAAGACAGTTTATTAAAAGAAGTGAAAACGTATCATCAAAATGGTACTTTAAAAAGTATAGAATATCTGAATAAAAAAGGAAAAAAGGAAACGGAGAGTAAATACTATAATGAGCATGGTATTTTAAGTTATACAACTACATTTAAAAATGGAAAACCAATAAAAACTTTACATTTTTATGATGATGGGAAATTACGATACAGTTCTGAAGTAAGGCAAAACGATACAATAAAAGCAATAAGTTATTTTAAAAACGGTAAATTCAAAACTGTGGGAAATCTCATTGATACTATAAAAGTCGGTTGGTGGAAGGAATATCGCTACGATGGAACTTTAGTAGCAGCATATGAATACCTTAATAATAATGGGAAACAATATCTAAATCAGCTAAAAGTTTATACTAAAAATGGTACCCTAAAGGAAAATGAAAGTTCTTTTTTTTACTCTAAATCTTCCAGACACATTACAAATAGGTAA